The region TCTATACTTGGGGGAGGCTTTCTTATGTCTGCCCACCTTATTCTTCTTATCCTTTTTGCCTCGTGTACTATAACACCAACTATCTCTCTCAGGAATTCCATAACGATAACGTACTTTCCTGCATTCTCAGGTTCTTTAATCTTCATCCATTTGGCGAGGTTGACTATAGGAACAACCTCCCCTCTTATCTTTGCTATACCTTCAACCTCAGGCGGTGATCCCGGGGATTTTACGATAGGATTTGGTTTTCTTATAACCTCTCTAACTTTAGCCACGTTAACCCCAAGTATCCATTCGTATATCTCACCGTTGTCTAACTCTTCAAACATTCTGAAATCAATGATTTCCAGTTCATTTGCACCTGTTTCCAGTATTTTTGGTAAAAAATCCTTTTTACTCATAAAATTCCTCCAGGGTGCTTATCATAGATTTTCCTTTTTAAATATCTTTTTTATGTTTAAAAGTGTTAAAAGCTCTTTCTCTTTCTCACCTGAGATCATTATCACACCGTCTATAAATTCAGGGTCTATACCTATTGCGTTCATGGGAGCAGGTTGTATTTCATCCGGATTTATATTTATCGCCCCTTCTACCTTGTCAACAAGAATTCCTATATGTCCAAGTTCAGTTTCAACAACAACAATAGTTTTTTTGCTGTCTTCTTCACTTTTCTCAGGAAGATTGAACTTCTTTTTAAGTGTTACAACCGGGATTATATTTCCTCTAAGGTTCATCACACCTAAGATATAATCTTTTGTTTTTGGAACTGGCGTTATTTCTATATCCTTTGTTATCTTAATAACATCCTGAATGTTGACCCCTATAAGTTCCTGATTGAGTCTGAAGGTTATCAATCTTTCTTCATAAGATGCACTCTTCTCTATCTCTTTAACACCTAAAACTTCAAGGTCTTTCATCATAGTACTCCTACAAGCTGTGATTTTTTATCATTTATAAGGGAGTTTGTATCCACTATAAGTACAACCTTTCCATCCCCCGTTATTGTAGCACCTGCAATTCCCTG is a window of Persephonella marina EX-H1 DNA encoding:
- a CDS encoding chemotaxis protein CheW, whose amino-acid sequence is MKDLEVLGVKEIEKSASYEERLITFRLNQELIGVNIQDVIKITKDIEITPVPKTKDYILGVMNLRGNIIPVVTLKKKFNLPEKSEEDSKKTIVVVETELGHIGILVDKVEGAININPDEIQPAPMNAIGIDPEFIDGVIMISGEKEKELLTLLNIKKIFKKENL